A region from the Saccharomonospora azurea NA-128 genome encodes:
- a CDS encoding STAS domain-containing protein, whose amino-acid sequence MTEANVEVRSDGDTVEILLTGEIDLSNSDLIREKIFASIDNHLVAVKIDLGGLTYIDSAGLRILFALAERLRLLQTECSIHAPPGTPTRRVLELSGMTAVAEVRP is encoded by the coding sequence ATGACCGAGGCGAACGTCGAGGTCCGCTCGGACGGCGACACGGTGGAGATCCTGCTGACGGGCGAGATCGACCTGTCGAACAGCGACCTGATCCGCGAGAAGATCTTCGCCTCCATCGACAACCACCTCGTCGCCGTGAAGATCGACCTCGGCGGCCTGACCTACATCGACAGCGCGGGACTGCGGATTCTCTTCGCGCTCGCCGAGCGCCTCCGGCTGTTGCAGACCGAGTGCAGCATCCACGCTCCGCCGGGCACGCCGACCCGGCGGGTGCTGGAGCTGTCGGGCATGACGGCCGTCGCGGAGGTCAGGCCCTGA
- a CDS encoding ring-cleaving dioxygenase, whose protein sequence is MPYRTSGLHHVTAIGGDPQRNADFYLRTLGLRLVKTTVNFDDPGTYHLYYGDESGRPGTLLTFFPWPDAPRGRLGTGQATTTAFSVPEHSLGWWKRHLEQAGVSTGEVLQRDDEDVLPFRDPDGLQLALVAHAQGDPRDPWDTPVVPGEHAVRGLHSVTLSVSREDATAGMLTEGLGLTFAAEDHNRFRFVAGDGGPGATVDVLVTPDAPRGLVAAGTVHHVAWRAPDESTQAAWREELVERGVGVTSIMDRRYFRSIYFREPGGTLLEIATEQPGFTVDEPLLELGRALKLPPWLEPDRAQIAATLPKLDLPRENNPVSA, encoded by the coding sequence ATGCCCTACCGGACCAGCGGACTGCACCACGTCACCGCGATCGGCGGCGACCCGCAACGCAACGCCGACTTCTATCTGCGCACGCTGGGCCTTCGACTCGTGAAGACCACCGTGAACTTCGACGATCCGGGCACCTACCACCTCTATTACGGTGACGAGTCCGGCAGGCCGGGCACGCTGCTGACGTTCTTCCCCTGGCCCGACGCCCCGCGCGGGCGGCTCGGCACCGGCCAGGCCACGACGACCGCGTTCTCGGTGCCGGAACACTCGCTCGGCTGGTGGAAGCGGCACCTGGAGCAGGCGGGGGTGTCGACGGGTGAGGTCCTCCAGCGCGACGACGAGGACGTCCTGCCGTTCCGTGACCCCGACGGGCTCCAGCTGGCACTCGTGGCGCACGCGCAAGGCGATCCCCGCGATCCGTGGGACACGCCCGTGGTGCCCGGTGAACACGCGGTGCGCGGCCTGCACTCGGTGACGCTGTCGGTGAGCCGGGAGGACGCGACGGCGGGGATGCTCACCGAGGGCCTCGGCCTGACCTTCGCGGCCGAGGACCACAACCGGTTCCGCTTCGTCGCGGGCGACGGCGGCCCGGGCGCCACCGTGGACGTGCTCGTGACACCGGACGCACCCCGTGGGCTGGTCGCCGCGGGCACCGTGCACCACGTCGCGTGGCGCGCACCCGACGAATCCACGCAGGCCGCGTGGCGTGAGGAGTTGGTCGAGCGGGGCGTCGGTGTCACGTCGATCATGGACCGGCGATACTTTCGGTCGATCTACTTCCGCGAGCCCGGAGGAACACTGTTGGAGATCGCCACCGAGCAGCCGGGATTCACCGTCGACGAGCCACTGCTGGAGCTGGGCCGCGCGCTGAAACTGCCGCCGTGGTTGGAGCCGGATCGGGCGCAGATCGCGGCCACGCTGCCGAAGCTCGACCTCCCCCGCGAGAACAACCCGGTGAGCGCATGA
- a CDS encoding dienelactone hydrolase family protein, with amino-acid sequence MVTSRYDNITVDAHASAEQTFRAFVAVPDRSPAPAVVLFQEVFGVNDNMRQLAVRLADNGFHAVVPDMFWRLKPGFERRDETGLAEGMELATRLDYELAVQDMTATLAHVRADPGCSPRAGAVGFCLGGTLAYLFATSARVDGRGPDAVVSYYGSAVHDHLALASDIECPMLFHFGDDDPYISRAQIAAVEAAVANRPDIAVHRYAAGHAFSNFDAPSFYDADAADLAWGRTLAFLDDTLT; translated from the coding sequence ATGGTCACGAGCCGTTACGACAACATCACCGTCGATGCCCACGCCTCCGCGGAACAGACCTTCCGCGCGTTCGTCGCGGTTCCCGATCGGAGTCCGGCTCCTGCCGTGGTGCTGTTCCAGGAGGTCTTCGGCGTCAACGACAACATGCGGCAGCTCGCGGTCCGCCTGGCGGACAACGGGTTCCACGCCGTCGTTCCGGACATGTTCTGGCGGTTGAAACCGGGGTTCGAGAGACGGGACGAGACCGGGCTCGCGGAGGGTATGGAACTCGCGACTCGGCTGGACTACGAGCTCGCCGTGCAGGACATGACCGCGACCCTCGCGCACGTGCGGGCCGATCCCGGATGTTCGCCGCGCGCGGGTGCCGTGGGCTTCTGCCTCGGAGGCACGCTCGCGTACCTGTTCGCCACGTCCGCGCGGGTGGACGGCCGGGGGCCCGACGCCGTCGTGTCGTACTACGGCTCCGCCGTGCACGACCACCTCGCGCTCGCGAGCGACATCGAGTGCCCGATGCTGTTCCACTTCGGAGACGACGACCCGTACATCTCCCGGGCGCAGATCGCGGCGGTCGAGGCCGCCGTGGCGAACCGGCCCGACATCGCGGTGCACCGCTACGCGGCCGGGCATGCGTTCTCGAACTTCGACGCGCCCTCGTTCTACGACGCCGACGCCGCTGACCTGGCCTGGGGCCGCACCCTGGCCTTCCTCGACGACACCCTCACCTGA
- the ligD gene encoding non-homologous end-joining DNA ligase: protein MTDTPTLVDVGGRRLRMSNLDKVFYPESGFTKGQVIDYYVRVAPVLLPHVKDRPLTLKRYPNGVEAKSFFEKNVSGHAPDWVRTVTIETPGSSRGAESADFALVQDLPTLVWAAHLAGIELHIPQWTVGPRGGQRTPDLLVFDLDPGAPATIVECCEVALWLRDELADDGLTAYPKTSGSKGLQLYAPVRTRSASRTGEYAKKLAEKLEKEHPDLVVSRMAKNLRGGKVLIDWSQNNPKKTTVAPYSLRARPAPTVSTPVTWREVESCREPDDLRFLADEVLDRVDDLGDLFEPLLAEDRPSL from the coding sequence ATGACCGACACCCCCACACTCGTCGACGTCGGAGGCCGCCGCCTCCGGATGTCCAACTTGGACAAGGTGTTCTACCCCGAGTCGGGATTCACGAAGGGGCAGGTCATCGACTACTACGTGCGCGTGGCCCCCGTGCTGCTGCCGCACGTGAAGGACCGTCCGCTGACGTTGAAGCGCTACCCCAACGGCGTGGAGGCCAAGTCCTTCTTCGAGAAGAACGTCTCCGGCCACGCTCCCGACTGGGTCCGCACCGTGACCATCGAGACACCCGGCAGCTCACGCGGCGCCGAGAGCGCGGACTTCGCGCTCGTGCAGGACCTGCCGACGCTGGTGTGGGCAGCACACCTTGCCGGCATCGAACTGCACATTCCCCAGTGGACGGTCGGTCCACGCGGCGGGCAACGCACTCCCGACCTGCTCGTGTTCGACCTCGACCCCGGCGCCCCCGCCACGATCGTCGAGTGCTGCGAGGTCGCCCTGTGGCTGCGCGACGAACTCGCCGACGACGGCCTGACCGCCTACCCCAAGACGAGCGGGTCGAAGGGCCTGCAGCTCTACGCCCCCGTCCGCACGCGCTCCGCCTCGCGCACCGGCGAGTACGCCAAGAAGTTGGCCGAGAAACTCGAGAAGGAGCATCCCGACCTCGTGGTGTCGCGGATGGCGAAGAACCTGCGCGGCGGCAAGGTGCTCATCGACTGGAGCCAGAACAACCCGAAGAAGACCACGGTGGCCCCGTACTCCCTGCGCGCGAGGCCCGCTCCCACCGTCTCCACGCCCGTGACGTGGCGGGAGGTCGAATCCTGCCGCGAACCGGACGACCTGCGCTTCCTGGCCGACGAGGTGCTCGACCGCGTCGACGACCTCGGCGACCTCTTCGAACCCCTCCTCGCCGAGGACCGCCCGTCACTGTGA
- a CDS encoding S8 family serine peptidase, with amino-acid sequence MRRIGVATAVSAVAVLGLGVPQASGQQQEIPPQAEPGEELDHEDQILLEQAEKEGRSTVTLLVAAEPGKAAAAKGELSSLGGRVQKTDADLDYLKVTVPLAAAEQAQKLRSVKAVDVDGLIARDEPEPLGVTDPLPQPAPDATTPKSNPYLPTQDTKAARFSQLFPFWDGRGTTIAILDSGVDLDHPALAETSTGERKIVDWYTANSPDSGDGTWVRLSEETYSGTFTAQGREWTAPEGEFTFGVFDETAQDLGSGSSELEGDVNRDGDREDSWGVLVDTASMEVRVDLDGDGDFTDEKAMRDYKVDHDVGFFGEDDPDTEVVDRMAFVVQTDQPGYVNIGLSAGAHGSHVAGIAAGNDLFGGKMDGAAPGAKLMSVKACLSTPSCTSSGLVDGVIYAAENGADVVNISIGGLPALNDGNNARAELYNRIIDTYDVQLFISAGNSGAGANSVGDPSVATDALSVGSYISEATWLANYGSESATKESLHPFSSRGPREDGGFKPNLVAPGAAVATTPRWQPGGPVPGTYELPPGYSMLNGTSMAAPQATGSGALLVSAYKSLYGKRPDASVLRSALTSTARFVDDIPAYAQGAGLIDTVRALDVLRSKEHADVTTSVEVNTVLSHQLSTPDTGVGIHDREGVRVGENYTRTYTLTRTSGAKQPVNYRVSWVGNDGTFSSKKTVKLPLDKPVTFDVKVKPTEAGVHSALLRLDDRRTVGYDVQTMNVVFAAQEFAEQDGFTTEASGTVGRNQVQSTFVRVPEGTASLKIDMRAGGESGEGQVRFVRYDPTGIPVDSTSSLNCFNPDAGGGCAGGTATSRTVTDPMPGVWEIVVEARRTSDAPTSDWSLAMAVQGASVEPNPDVLPEAALGEPVSREYTVTNTLGAFTGALTGVPLDSARKERPSIGEGEVQSYDVTVPEGAGSLTATIGSTSDGGADLDLFVYDCTSGDCVLADYTADGDSEESVTVAKPAAGTWRVEIDAYSVPSGTTEFDYLDSYAVDGLGAVEVTDEAAERATGSTWTVPATVTATADPGDGRVLRGVLAVRTVDDLRVGSAEVIVESVTG; translated from the coding sequence ATGAGACGGATAGGCGTCGCCACGGCGGTGAGCGCCGTCGCGGTGCTGGGGCTCGGGGTGCCCCAGGCTTCGGGCCAGCAGCAGGAGATCCCGCCGCAGGCGGAGCCTGGTGAGGAGCTCGACCACGAGGACCAGATCCTGCTGGAACAGGCCGAGAAGGAGGGCAGGTCCACCGTCACACTGCTCGTCGCCGCCGAACCCGGCAAGGCGGCGGCCGCCAAGGGCGAGCTGTCCTCGCTGGGCGGCAGGGTGCAGAAGACGGACGCCGACCTCGACTACCTGAAGGTCACGGTGCCGCTCGCGGCGGCAGAGCAGGCGCAGAAGCTCCGTTCGGTGAAGGCCGTCGACGTCGACGGGCTGATCGCCAGGGACGAGCCCGAGCCGCTCGGCGTGACCGACCCCCTCCCGCAGCCCGCACCGGACGCCACGACACCCAAGAGCAACCCGTACCTGCCGACGCAGGACACCAAGGCCGCCCGGTTCAGCCAGCTGTTCCCGTTCTGGGACGGCCGCGGCACCACCATCGCGATCCTCGACAGCGGTGTCGACCTCGACCACCCGGCGCTGGCCGAGACCAGCACCGGCGAGCGCAAGATCGTCGACTGGTACACGGCCAACTCCCCCGACTCCGGCGACGGCACGTGGGTGAGGCTGTCGGAGGAGACCTACTCGGGCACGTTCACGGCGCAGGGCCGCGAGTGGACCGCGCCGGAAGGCGAGTTCACCTTCGGCGTGTTCGACGAGACCGCCCAGGACCTCGGCTCCGGCAGCAGCGAGCTGGAAGGTGACGTCAACCGCGACGGCGACCGCGAGGACAGCTGGGGCGTGCTGGTCGACACCGCGTCGATGGAGGTCCGCGTCGACCTCGACGGTGACGGCGACTTCACCGACGAGAAGGCGATGCGGGACTACAAGGTCGACCACGACGTCGGCTTCTTCGGCGAGGACGACCCGGACACCGAGGTCGTCGACCGCATGGCGTTCGTCGTGCAGACCGACCAGCCGGGCTACGTCAACATCGGCCTGTCCGCGGGCGCGCACGGCTCGCACGTCGCGGGCATCGCCGCGGGCAACGACCTGTTCGGCGGCAAGATGGACGGCGCGGCTCCCGGCGCGAAGCTGATGTCGGTGAAGGCCTGCCTGTCGACCCCGTCGTGCACGTCGAGCGGCCTGGTGGACGGCGTCATCTACGCGGCCGAGAACGGCGCCGACGTCGTCAACATCTCGATCGGCGGCCTGCCTGCCCTGAACGACGGCAACAACGCTCGCGCCGAGCTGTACAACCGGATCATCGACACCTACGACGTGCAGCTGTTCATCTCGGCAGGCAACAGCGGCGCCGGGGCGAACTCCGTGGGTGACCCGTCCGTGGCAACCGACGCCCTGAGCGTCGGCTCCTACATCAGCGAGGCCACGTGGCTCGCCAACTACGGTTCCGAGTCCGCGACCAAGGAGAGCCTGCACCCGTTCTCGTCGCGCGGGCCGCGGGAGGACGGCGGGTTCAAGCCCAACCTCGTCGCCCCGGGCGCCGCGGTGGCGACCACGCCGAGGTGGCAGCCGGGCGGCCCCGTGCCGGGCACGTACGAGCTGCCCCCGGGCTACAGCATGCTGAACGGCACGTCGATGGCCGCCCCGCAGGCCACGGGCTCGGGCGCGCTGCTGGTGAGCGCCTACAAGTCGTTGTACGGCAAGCGTCCCGACGCGTCGGTGCTGCGGTCGGCGCTGACCTCGACCGCGCGGTTCGTGGACGACATCCCGGCGTACGCGCAGGGCGCCGGCCTCATCGACACGGTGCGGGCGCTCGACGTGCTCCGCAGCAAGGAACACGCCGACGTCACCACGTCCGTCGAGGTCAACACCGTTCTCTCCCACCAGTTGTCCACTCCGGACACCGGCGTCGGTATCCACGACCGGGAGGGCGTGCGCGTCGGCGAGAACTACACCCGCACCTACACCCTCACGCGGACCAGCGGTGCGAAGCAGCCGGTGAACTACCGCGTCAGCTGGGTCGGCAACGACGGCACGTTCTCGTCGAAGAAGACGGTGAAGCTGCCGCTCGACAAGCCGGTGACCTTCGACGTGAAGGTCAAGCCGACCGAGGCGGGTGTGCACTCGGCGCTGCTGCGTCTGGACGACCGCCGCACCGTGGGCTACGACGTCCAGACCATGAACGTCGTGTTCGCGGCCCAGGAGTTCGCCGAGCAGGACGGGTTCACCACCGAGGCGTCGGGCACCGTCGGGCGCAACCAGGTGCAGAGCACGTTCGTGCGCGTGCCCGAGGGCACGGCGTCGCTGAAGATCGACATGCGGGCGGGTGGCGAGTCGGGCGAGGGCCAGGTGCGCTTCGTCCGCTACGACCCCACCGGCATTCCCGTCGACTCCACGTCGTCGCTGAACTGCTTCAACCCCGACGCCGGCGGCGGCTGCGCGGGCGGCACGGCCACCAGCCGCACCGTCACCGACCCCATGCCGGGCGTGTGGGAGATCGTCGTCGAGGCGCGCCGCACGTCCGACGCGCCCACGTCGGACTGGTCGCTGGCGATGGCGGTGCAGGGCGCCTCGGTCGAGCCGAACCCGGACGTGCTGCCGGAGGCGGCGCTGGGTGAGCCCGTGTCACGCGAGTACACGGTGACGAACACCCTGGGTGCCTTCACCGGCGCGCTCACGGGCGTGCCGCTCGACAGCGCCCGCAAGGAGCGTCCGAGCATCGGGGAGGGCGAGGTGCAGTCCTACGACGTCACCGTGCCCGAAGGCGCCGGGTCGCTGACCGCCACCATCGGCTCCACCTCCGACGGCGGCGCGGACCTCGACCTGTTCGTCTACGACTGCACGTCGGGCGACTGCGTGCTGGCCGACTACACCGCCGACGGCGACTCCGAGGAGTCGGTGACGGTGGCGAAGCCGGCGGCCGGGACCTGGCGGGTGGAGATCGACGCCTACTCGGTCCCGTCCGGCACCACCGAGTTCGACTACCTCGACAGCTACGCGGTGGACGGCCTGGGCGCCGTCGAGGTCACCGACGAGGCCGCCGAGCGGGCCACCGGCAGCACGTGGACCGTGCCGGCCACGGTGACCGCGACAGCGGACCCCGGTGACGGCCGTGTCCTGCGGGGTGTCCTCGCGGTGCGCACCGTCGACGACCTGCGCGTCGGCAGCGCCGAAGTGATCGTCGAGTCGGTCACCGGCTGA
- a CDS encoding ATP-binding SpoIIE family protein phosphatase has translation MPRAVDKNKAEDRLRRIEAVTDSDLAHLQVEDVLQVLLDRVRENLDADTATILLLDASGQQLVATASSGIEEEVRQGVRVRVGEGFAGRIAADLKPYLINEVSENTVVNPLLWRKGIQTLVGVPLLSEGRLLGILHVGTLRDREFDENDVQWLRVAADRIAIHLNSQLTATERNAATTLQRSLLPSKLPRIPGLDFGARYVPGERLEISGDWYDVFTVPSGRLCMAIGDVVGRGLSAAMVMGRLRTAVRAHALDSDDPAEVLSKVDRHVRHFEPETMATVAFGIWEPSFEAVHLSLAGHLPPVVAAEGEPSRLVNEAPVDAPIGVSSAPQRRRRVTVPIPHGASLLFYTDGLVERRDRPLEEGLAALCEAARTGPADLLCAEVMSKLVGTEVPTDDIAVLAVRRQTPSAPHKLDLEIDAVPEALADVRSELRRWLPNVGASEDDVADLLIAVGEAVANSIEHAYGPQGGKVEIHLEAHNREVQIGVCDTGTWRAARGTHRGRGTQLMRQLCDEVTIDHEQAGTCVVLRKQLSEGESA, from the coding sequence ATGCCACGGGCGGTCGACAAGAACAAAGCTGAGGACCGCCTGCGTCGGATCGAGGCGGTCACGGACTCGGACCTGGCACACCTGCAGGTGGAAGACGTGCTCCAAGTGCTTCTGGACCGGGTTCGGGAGAACCTCGATGCCGACACAGCGACGATTCTTCTTCTCGACGCCTCCGGACAACAGCTCGTCGCCACCGCGTCCTCCGGGATCGAAGAAGAGGTGCGCCAGGGTGTCCGCGTCCGCGTCGGGGAGGGCTTCGCGGGGCGCATCGCCGCTGACCTGAAGCCGTACCTCATCAACGAGGTCAGCGAGAACACCGTGGTCAATCCACTGCTGTGGCGGAAGGGCATCCAGACGCTCGTCGGTGTGCCGCTGCTCAGCGAGGGCAGGTTGCTCGGCATCCTCCACGTGGGCACGTTGCGTGACCGGGAGTTCGACGAGAACGACGTCCAGTGGTTGCGGGTCGCCGCCGACCGCATCGCGATCCACCTGAACAGCCAGCTGACCGCCACCGAACGCAACGCCGCGACGACGCTGCAGCGCTCGCTGCTGCCGAGCAAGCTGCCCCGGATCCCCGGCCTCGACTTCGGGGCGCGCTACGTCCCCGGCGAGCGCCTGGAGATCAGCGGCGACTGGTACGACGTCTTCACCGTGCCGTCGGGCCGGTTGTGCATGGCCATCGGCGACGTGGTGGGCCGGGGTCTGTCCGCCGCGATGGTGATGGGACGACTGCGCACCGCGGTCCGCGCGCACGCGTTGGACAGCGACGATCCGGCCGAGGTGCTGTCCAAGGTCGATCGACACGTCCGGCATTTCGAGCCCGAGACGATGGCGACGGTCGCCTTCGGCATCTGGGAGCCGTCGTTCGAGGCGGTGCACCTGTCGCTCGCCGGCCATCTTCCGCCGGTGGTGGCGGCGGAGGGCGAACCGAGCCGACTCGTCAACGAGGCACCGGTCGACGCGCCGATCGGGGTCAGCTCGGCCCCCCAGCGCCGCCGGCGGGTCACCGTGCCCATCCCCCACGGTGCGAGCCTGCTGTTCTACACCGACGGACTGGTGGAACGCCGCGACCGCCCGCTCGAGGAAGGACTGGCCGCGCTGTGCGAGGCCGCCCGCACCGGTCCCGCCGACCTGCTGTGCGCGGAGGTCATGAGCAAGCTCGTCGGCACGGAGGTGCCGACGGACGACATCGCCGTGCTCGCCGTGCGGAGGCAGACGCCCAGTGCCCCGCACAAGCTCGACCTGGAGATCGACGCCGTTCCGGAGGCACTCGCCGACGTCCGTTCCGAACTTCGGCGGTGGCTGCCCAACGTGGGTGCTTCGGAGGACGACGTGGCCGACCTGCTCATCGCCGTCGGCGAGGCCGTCGCCAACTCGATCGAGCACGCCTACGGCCCCCAGGGCGGTAAGGTGGAGATCCATTTGGAGGCGCACAACCGCGAAGTGCAGATCGGTGTCTGCGACACGGGGACGTGGCGCGCCGCGCGAGGCACCCACCGCGGGCGGGGCACGCAGCTCATGCGTCAGCTCTGTGACGAGGTGACCATCGACCACGAGCAAGCGGGCACCTGCGTCGTCCTGCGCAAGCAACTGTCGGAAGGCGAATCCGCATGA
- a CDS encoding metal-dependent hydrolase, with translation MMGRTHALTGWCAGLAVAPAVGITTLSQALVFAATTAGYALLPDLDHPGARASKLLGPVTGALSWLLRKASASFYQLTKGPRDERKKGSHRHLSHTLLFALLLGGATAWGTAVGGPWVVVGVVVFGLLLAEDALGDWLLPVACGAVVWWVVENSPDALAQLDSVSGLLGIAVALGCFTHCLGDALTESGCPFLFPIPIAGETWYELRPPKSLRFSTGTKVETAFLFPVFAVLGVLLIPGVWPALLGFFDDVLNQKHT, from the coding sequence ATGATGGGTCGCACCCATGCGTTGACCGGCTGGTGCGCCGGCCTGGCGGTAGCGCCTGCGGTGGGTATCACCACGCTCTCGCAGGCACTCGTGTTCGCCGCGACGACCGCGGGCTACGCGCTGCTGCCGGACCTGGATCATCCCGGCGCGCGTGCCTCGAAGCTGCTCGGTCCGGTGACGGGAGCACTGTCGTGGCTGCTCCGGAAGGCGTCGGCGTCCTTCTACCAGCTGACGAAGGGGCCGCGAGACGAACGGAAGAAGGGCAGCCACCGGCATCTGTCCCACACGCTGCTGTTCGCGCTCCTGCTCGGTGGTGCGACGGCGTGGGGCACGGCCGTGGGCGGTCCCTGGGTCGTCGTGGGTGTCGTGGTGTTCGGCCTGCTGCTCGCCGAGGACGCGCTCGGAGACTGGCTGCTGCCCGTGGCGTGCGGGGCCGTGGTGTGGTGGGTCGTCGAGAACAGTCCCGACGCGCTCGCGCAACTCGACTCGGTGTCCGGGCTTCTCGGGATCGCGGTCGCGTTGGGCTGCTTCACCCACTGCCTCGGCGACGCGCTCACCGAATCCGGCTGTCCCTTCCTCTTCCCCATCCCCATCGCGGGCGAGACGTGGTACGAGCTGCGGCCGCCGAAGTCGCTGCGGTTCAGCACCGGTACCAAGGTCGAGACGGCGTTCCTGTTCCCGGTGTTCGCCGTGCTCGGGGTGCTGCTGATCCCGGGTGTGTGGCCTGCGCTGCTGGGTTTCTTCGACGACGTGCTGAACCAGAAACACACCTGA
- the ligD gene encoding non-homologous end-joining DNA ligase, translated as MASRLDPYRAKRRKGRTPEPLPEDAGSGAPDRGPGERFVIHEHHARRLHWDVRLERDGVLVSFAVPKGLPEEPGTVRLAVHTEDHPLDYATFSGEIPKGEYGAGRMTIWDQGEYETVKWTDREVSVVLHGERVDGRYVFFRSRGSDADDRDGKDWNVIRSDPPGDPEWTALPPAMKPMLAVAGTLPEDDAAYGYEFKWDGVRALTRVEGGRATLFSRRGEDISAVYPELRALGEQLGSTQVWLDGEIVALRDGRPSFAALQSRMQAGEPRARRLSRQVPVTYLVFDLLHLDGHSCLDLPYRHRRDLLEKLEIGGEHWQVPPWFSGGGSAVVEAAAEQELEGVIAKRLDSPYRPGERHGSWLKITDLLTCEVVIGGWRPGEGRRADTFGSLMLGLPRPDGLHYVGQVGTGFDDDTLRTLASRLRRLERRTSPFTTPLPRDRAAGAHWVSPKLVGEVAFKAWTDEGRLRAPAWRGLRPDRTPEELIR; from the coding sequence ATGGCGTCTCGACTCGACCCGTACCGGGCGAAGCGCAGGAAGGGCCGGACTCCCGAGCCGCTGCCCGAGGACGCCGGCTCCGGTGCGCCCGATCGCGGTCCGGGCGAGCGCTTCGTCATCCACGAACACCACGCCCGCCGACTGCACTGGGACGTCCGCCTGGAGCGGGACGGCGTGCTGGTGTCCTTCGCCGTTCCCAAGGGCCTGCCCGAGGAACCGGGCACCGTGCGTCTCGCCGTCCACACCGAGGACCACCCGCTCGACTACGCCACGTTCTCCGGCGAGATCCCGAAGGGCGAATACGGCGCGGGTCGCATGACGATCTGGGACCAGGGCGAGTACGAGACCGTCAAATGGACCGACCGGGAAGTGTCGGTGGTGCTCCACGGCGAACGCGTGGACGGTCGCTACGTGTTCTTCCGCTCGCGGGGTTCCGACGCCGACGACCGCGACGGCAAGGACTGGAACGTCATCCGCTCCGACCCGCCCGGCGACCCCGAGTGGACCGCCCTGCCCCCGGCCATGAAGCCCATGCTCGCCGTCGCGGGAACACTGCCCGAGGACGACGCCGCCTACGGTTACGAGTTCAAGTGGGACGGCGTCCGCGCGCTGACCCGTGTCGAAGGCGGGCGCGCGACGCTGTTCTCCCGCCGCGGCGAAGACATCAGCGCCGTCTACCCGGAACTGCGGGCGCTGGGCGAGCAACTCGGCAGCACCCAGGTCTGGCTGGACGGCGAGATCGTGGCCCTGCGGGACGGGCGGCCGAGTTTCGCCGCGTTGCAGAGTCGCATGCAGGCCGGCGAGCCGCGGGCCCGCCGCCTGTCGCGGCAGGTTCCCGTCACCTACCTCGTGTTCGACCTCCTCCATCTCGACGGCCACTCGTGCCTCGACCTGCCCTACCGGCACCGGCGCGACCTCCTGGAGAAACTGGAGATCGGCGGCGAGCACTGGCAGGTGCCGCCCTGGTTCTCCGGCGGCGGCAGCGCCGTGGTGGAGGCCGCGGCCGAGCAGGAGCTGGAGGGCGTCATCGCCAAACGGCTCGACTCGCCCTACCGCCCCGGGGAACGACACGGCTCCTGGCTCAAGATCACCGACCTGCTGACGTGCGAGGTGGTCATCGGTGGCTGGCGTCCCGGCGAGGGCCGACGGGCCGACACCTTCGGCTCGCTCATGCTCGGTCTCCCACGTCCCGACGGGCTGCACTACGTCGGCCAGGTGGGCACCGGCTTCGACGACGACACTCTGCGCACCCTCGCGTCCCGGCTACGCCGCCTGGAACGGCGGACCTCGCCTTTCACCACACCACTGCCCCGCGACCGAGCCGCCGGCGCCCACTGGGTGAGCCCGAAACTCGTGGGCGAGGTGGCGTTCAAGGCCTGGACCGACGAGGGCAGACTCCGCGCCCCCGCCTGGCGCGGCCTGCGCCCCGACCGCACCCCCGAGGAGTTGATCCGATGA